One genomic segment of Brassica napus cultivar Da-Ae chromosome A3, Da-Ae, whole genome shotgun sequence includes these proteins:
- the LOC106390468 gene encoding MAP3K epsilon protein kinase 1 has translation MARQMTSSQFHKSKTLDNKYMLGDEIGKGAYGRVYKGLDLENGDFVAIKQVSLENIVQEDLNTIMQEIDLLKNLNHKNIVKYLGSSKTKTHLHIILEYVENGSLANIIKPNKFGPFPESLVAVYIAQVLEGLVYLHEQGVIHRDIKGANILTTKEGLVKLADFGVATKLNEADVNTHSVVGTPYWMAPEVIEMSGVCAASDIWSVGCTVIELLTCVPPYYDLQPMPALFRIVQDDNPPIPDSLSPDITDFLRQCFKKDSRQRPDAKTLLSHPWIRFSRRALQSSLRHSGTIKYMKEAGTSSEKDAEGSEEVTESLSEEKAGMSKSDSKSKLGVASFRSEKDPSSSSDLGEEGADNSEADLSSDQVPTLSMHEKPSLQSSSDVKGSSEDESEFHGKSEHDDIPENSETESSKNGKNTLEKQVGKESSIHVDQPSHSVGQKGEDRRLRKAVRTPSSVGGNELTRFSDPPGDASLHDLFQPLDKVPEGKPNEASTSAPTSNVIQGDSPVADGGKNDLATKLRATIAQKQMEGETGQSNDGGDLFRLMMGVLKDDVIDIDGLVFDEKVPAENLFPLQAVEFTRLVSSLRPDESEDAIVSSCQKLVVMFRQRPEQKAVFVTQHGFLPLMDLLDIPKPRVTCSVLQLINEIIKDNTDFQENASLVGLIPLVMSFAGPERERSREIRKEAAYFLQQLCQSSSLTLQMFIACRGIPILVGFLEPDYAKYREMVHLAIDGMWQVFKLKKSTPRNDFCRIAAKNGILLRLINTLYSLNEATRLASISGGPLSVDGLAPRLRSGQLDPNNPIFSHHESSLGVIDHPDALKTKHVGGEEPSHASTSNSQRSDIHQPDGDRPRLSSAAADGSGTEQHRLSLSANRTSTDKLQKLAEGASNGFPVAQPEQVRPLLSLLEKEPPSRHYSGQLDYVKHITGIDRHESRFPLLHGSNEKKNNGDLDFLMAEFAEVSGRGKENGNLDTQLKYPSKTMAKKVVASEGVASTSGIASQTASGVLSGSGVLNARPGSATSSGFLAHMVSTQSADVAREYLEKVADLLLEFARADTTVKSYMCSQSLLSRLFQMFNRVEPPILLKILECTNHLSTDPNCLENLQRADAIKHLIPNLELKEGNLVYQIHHEVLSALFNLCKINKRRQEQAAENGIIPHLMLFIMSDSPLKQYALPLLCDMAHASRNSREQLRAHGGLDVYLSLLDDEYWSVIALDSIAVCLAQDNDNNHKVEQALLKNEAIQKLVNFFQSCPERHFVHILEPFLKIITKSSRINKTLAVNGLTPLLISRLDHQDAIARLNLLKLIKAVYEHHPKPKQLIVENDLPQKLQNLIEERRDGQRSGGQVLVKQMATSLLKALHINTVL, from the exons ATGGCTCGGCAAATGACGTCATCTCAGTTCCACAAATCAAAGACTCTCGACAACAAATAC ATGCTGGGAGATGAAATTGGGAAAGGAGCTTATGGAAGAGTGTATAAAGGATTGGACTTGGAGAATGGAGACTTTGTGGCTATTAAACAAGTCTCTTTGGAGAATATTGTTCAAGAGGATCTCAACACTATCATG CAAGAGATTGATTTGTTGAAG AACTTGAACCATAAGAACATTGTCAAGTACCTTGGGTCTTCAAAGACAAAGACTCACCTTCACATTATTCTGGA GTACGTTGAGAATGGCTCTCTTGCAAACATTATTAAACCAAATAAGTTTGGACCTTTCCCCGAATCGTTGGTTGCTGTTTACATTGCTCAG GTCCTGGAAGGTTTGGTATATCTGCATGAGCAGGGTGTCATACACCGTGACATCAAGGGTGCAAACATCCTGACGACAAAAGAG GGTCTTGTTAAGCTTGCTGACTTTGGTGTTGCCACCAAACTAAACGAGGCTGATGTTAACACTCACTCAGTGGTTGGAACTCCTTACTGGATGGCTCCTGAG GTTATTGAAATGTCTGGAGTTTGTGCTGCTTCTGACATTTGGAGTGTTGGATGCACTGTTATCGAACTTCTTACATGTGTGCCTCCTTACTATGATCTGCAACCCATGCCAGCTCTCTTTCGTATTGTTCAG GATGATAACCCTCCTATTCCGGATAGTCTTTCTCCAGATATTACAGACTTCCTAAGACAATGCTTCAAGAAG GATTCCAGGCAGAGGCCTGATGCAAAGACATTGCTCTCTCACCCTTGGATACGGTTCTCTAGACGAGCATTGCAATCCTCGCTTCGGCATAGTGGAACCATTAA ATATATGAAGGAAGCTGGTACAAGCTCAGAGAAAGATGCTGAAGGTAGTGAAGAAGTAACTGAAAGCCTTTCAGAAGAAAAAGCTGGGATGTCAAAATCT GACTCGAAAAGCAAATTAGGGGTGGCGAGTTTTAGGTCTGAGAAAGATCCATCTTCATCCAGTGATCTTGGAGAAGAAGGAGCGGATAATTCAGAAGCTGATTTAAGTTCAGATCAAGTTCCTACGCTGTCTATGCATGAGAAACCTTCTCTTCAAAGTTCTTCGGATGTAAAGGGGAGCTCTGAAGATGAATCAGAGTTTCATGGAAAATCTGAACATGATGATATACCTGAGAATTCTGAGACGGAATCTTCTAAAAATGGAAAGAATACTTTAGAAAAGCAGGTTGGAAAAGAATCTTCCATCCACGTGGACCAGCCATCACATAGTGTTGGCCAAAAAGGTGAAGATCGTAGGCTTCGAAAG GCTGTGAGGACTCCGTCTAGTGTTGGTGGGAATGAACTGACTAGATTTAGTGATCCTCCTGGTGATGCTTCTTTGCATGATTTGTTTCAACCACTGGATAAAGTTCCGGAGGGAAAACCAAACGAGGCCTCGACATCAGCGCCTACATCGAATGTCATCCAGGGTGATTCTCCTGTCGCAGATGGAGGAAAGAATGATCTGGCAACAAAACTGAGGGCTACAATTGCTCAGAAGCAAATGGAGGGCGAAACAGGTCAATCAAATGATGGCGGTGACCTTTTCCGCTTAATGATGGGTGTTTTGAAAGATGATGTTATTGACATTGATGGCTTG GTATTTGATGAAAAAGTCCCCGCAGAGAATCTTTTTCCTCTGCAG GCAGTAGAGTTCACCAGATTAGTGAGCTCCTTAAGGCCAGATGAATCAGAAGATGCAATAGTATCTTCTTGTCAGAAACTTGTTGTCATGTTTCGTCAGAGGCCTGAACAGAAGGCAGTGTTTGTGACACAGCATGGTTTCCTCCCTCTAATGGATCTACTCGATATTCCTAAACCTCGA GTAACATGTTCTGTGCTGCAGCTGATAAACGAAATTATCAAAGATAACACAGACTTCCAGGAAAATGCTTCTCTTGTTGGTCTC ATTCCTTTGGTAATGAGTTTTGCTGGTCCTGAGAGGGAACGTTCTCGAGAAATTCGCAAGGAAGCAGCTTACTTCTTGCAGCAGCTGTGTCAATCAAG CTCATTGACGTTGCAAATGTTCATAGCTTGCCGTGGAATACCAATTCTGGTGGGATTTCTTGAACCAGATTATGCCAAATACAG GGAGATGGTGCACTTAGCTATTGATGGGATGTGGCAAGTATTCAAACTCAAAAAGTCCACACCAAGAAATGACTTCTGCCGCATAGCTGCAAAGAATGGGATCCTCCTTAGGCTAATCAACACACTCTATAGCTTGAATGAGGCAACCCGGCTGGCTTCTATTTCAGGGGGCCCATTGAGTGTGGATGGTCTAGCTCCACGACTGCGCTCTGGTCAACTTGACCCTAACAATCCTATATTCAGTCATCATGAGAGCTCACTCGGTGTGATTGATCACCCTGATGCGTTGAAAACTAAGCATGTGGGTGGTGAAGAACCTTCTCATGCTTCAACTTCAAACTCTCAAAGATCAGATATCCATCAGCCAGATGGTGATAGGCCTAGATTAAGCAGTGCTGCAGCAGATGGTTCAGGCACAGAACAGCATCGGTTATCTCTCTCCGCTAATAGGACATCGACAGATAAGCTTCAAAAGCTGGCGGAAGGTGCCTCTAATGGTTTTCCTGTTGCTCAGCCAGAGCAAGTCAGGCCTTTGCTTAGTTTGCTGGAGAAAGAACCTCCTTCAAGACATTATTCTGGTCAACTGGATTATGTTAAGCACATTACTGGCATAGATAGACATGAGAGTAGGTTTCCTCTTCTGCATGGatcaaatgaaaagaaaaacaacggAGACCTTGATTTTCTGATGGCTGAGTTTGCAG AGGTCTCTGGACGCGGAAAGGAAAATGGAAATCTTGATACTCAGCTTAAGTATCCCAGCAAAACAATGGCAAAGAAGGTTGTTGCTAGTGAAGGAGTCGCGTCTACGTCTGGGATTGCATCTCAAACAGCATCTGGAGTACTGTCAGGCTCGGGTGTTCTAAACGCTAGACCTGGAAGTGCCACATCATCTGGTTTCCTTGCCCATATGGTCTCTACGCAGAGTGCAGATGTTGCAAGGGAGTACTTGGAGAAAGTTGCTGATCTGCTTCTTGAGTTTGCTCGAGCTGATACAACAGTCAAATCATACATGTGCAGCCAAAGCTTACTCAGTCGTCTCTTCCAGATGTTCAACCGTGTGGAACCTCCTATTCTGTTAAAG ATATTGGAGTGCACCAATCATTTATCCACTGATCCAAATTGCTTGGAGAATCTTCAACGTGCAGATGCAATTAAGCATTTGATCCCCAACCTTGAGCTTAAGGAGGGGAATCTTGTTTATCAGATCCATCATGAG GTGCTTAGTGCTCTATTCAACCTATGCAAGATAAACAAGAGAAGGCAAGAACAAGCAGCTGAAAACGGAATCATACCTCACCTGATGCTTTTCATCATGTCTGATTCTCCTCTAAAACAATATGCACTGCCACTTCTATGTGATATGGCTCATGCATCTCGGAATTCAAGAGAGCAGCTTAGAGCTCACGGCGGTCTGGACGTTTACCTGAGTCTGCTCGATGATGAATACTGGTCCGTGATAGCCTTGGATTCAATCGCTGTTTGCTTGGCGCAAGACAATGACAACAACCACAAGGTGGAGCAGGCGTTACTCAAGAACGAGGCAATTCAGAAGTTAGTTAACTTCTTCCAGAGCTGCCCTGAGAGACACTTTGTGCATATACTGGAGCCATTCTTGAAGATTATAAC GAAATCATCTCGGATCAACAAGACATTAGCTGTAAATGGATTGACTCCGTTGCTTATTTCAAGGCTAGACCATCAAGATGCGATAGCTAGACTTAATCTCCTGAAACTTATCAAG GCTGTGTATGAGCACCACCCAAAGCCAAAGCAGCTGATTGTGGAGAACGACCTCCCTCAGAAACTGCAGAATCTGATAGAAGAACGACGTGATGGACAGCGTTCAGGAGGCCAAGTTCTTGTGAAGCAAATGGCAACATCTCTGCTCAAAGCACTTCACATCAACACAGTCTTGTGA